TTGGGATCGTACGATTTGAACGATGACAGGTCGGGGGGTGTAATAGCGGATACGAGGTCCAGGTTACCCCTTCCGGCGACGGTGACGGTGACAGTGACAACATCGTTGGCCTTGACAGTCGTTTTGTCCGCCGAGATGGAGATTTCATAGTTGCCGACCGCCCCGGTGAACGTGTCCGGTTTGCCCTGTTCCGGGAGCGGTTTCACCCGGAGGGTGATCGGTTTGGATTTGAGAACCTGTGAGCGCTGGCTGGAAAAAAAACCTCCCGTACTGTATGAAAGCGATGCGGGACCGATTGTGAGCTCTCCCGATGTTGTCGGGAAAAGGGCCGTTTTTATGGCATTGTACTGAAACATCCTGTTACCGGCAACCTTGGTCGCGGGCGGGATTTTTGGAAGCTCGACCGCCCAGAAACCGGTTGTGGCAGGAGGTTCGTACTCGGTGTCCCCCCACAGGGTCAGGCGGTTGTAGAGTTCGAAGGTAAGAGTGACCTGTTCACCCACATACGGCTGTGTCTTGTCAACCTCTGTCCGTATGAAAATATTCTCGTCCGTCTGTTCGGGAACCGGAGTTTCCTCGACGCGGGTACCGACAACTTCCACCCTGGTCGCGGGAGCGCTGTAGTTGTTGGAACCGTCGCTAACGGCGACCGCGCCGACCTCGAACGTCCCGGTTTTCTTCGGTATGAGGGAATATGTATATGTCTTGGTATAGGAAGTCACCCCGTTCACCCATGAGAAGCTGTCCATGACCGACGGGCCAGCAATGGAAAAATCAGGCATGCTTTTAAACACGGGTGTTCCGGTTTTCCGGGCGTCGGAACCTTCGACGGTAACGGTGAGCTGCAGACGGTCGTTAACAGATACTTTTGTGGGACTCACGACCGAACTGATCCTGATATCCGCACCGTACACGGCCTGAACGCATACCATGAAAAGCAGCGCCCACAATGCTGTCAACTGTTTTATATTACCAGTCATCGCCCTGCCTTATGCCTGTTTTCATCTGCGTGTACCGTTGTGAAAGGGCTCTTTTTTCGTCGTTATTGATTGCGTCGAGAAGGCGCTTCGCCTCTTCCGGTGTCATGGGCATCACCTGGTTATCCTGCTGCTGTGACGGCTGCTGTTGCTGATCCTTTTTTTCGCCGTCTTGCGGACTCTGTGACTTGTTCTGCTGTTCTTTGCTTTTATCCTGCTGTTTTTCCTGTTCTTTTTTATCCTGTTCCTTCTGCTTGTTCTTATCTTCGTTCTGCTGCTTTTCGTTATTCTGCTGCTGTTTATCCTTTTTCTGCTCCTCTTTCTGCTGATTCAGCTTCCGGACGGCAAGTTCAAGGTTATGCCGGATATCCGGAGAGGATGGGTCAAGCTTCACCGCATTCTTGTATTCCCCGATGGCGCCTTCAAAATTATTCGCGGCCATGAGCGTGTTGCCCGCATTGAAGTATGCAGCGGCTGTTTCTCCGGAGTTACCGAGTTTCCGGGCCGCGGACAGGAACTCGTTGACCGCCTCTTCCGGTTTGTTGAGGGCCGAAAGAGCGGTACCGCGATTGAAGTTCAGTTTCGGTGTATCGGGCCGCTCGACGAGGGCATCGTTAAAATACCCGAGGCTCTTTTCGTAATCCTTCCTGTTATAGGCTTCGATACCGCGTTTGTTGGCGGTGGAAGCAGGATCGGCGGAACCGTTACCGGGATAAAAAAGCATGCACGCCAGCACTGTATATATCGGTATTCTCATGATGTTTTTCTCCATCGGGTAAAGTCCACGCCCCGGCGCCGTTCTCCGAGCGCGAGCCAGATCAGAAGGAAAAAGACCGAGCATCCGAGAGGTAT
The DNA window shown above is from bacterium and carries:
- a CDS encoding tetratricopeptide repeat protein, encoding MRIPIYTVLACMLFYPGNGSADPASTANKRGIEAYNRKDYEKSLGYFNDALVERPDTPKLNFNRGTALSALNKPEEAVNEFLSAARKLGNSGETAAAYFNAGNTLMAANNFEGAIGEYKNAVKLDPSSPDIRHNLELAVRKLNQQKEEQKKDKQQQNNEKQQNEDKNKQKEQDKKEQEKQQDKSKEQQNKSQSPQDGEKKDQQQQPSQQQDNQVMPMTPEEAKRLLDAINNDEKRALSQRYTQMKTGIRQGDDW
- a CDS encoding BatD family protein, producing the protein MTGNIKQLTALWALLFMVCVQAVYGADIRISSVVSPTKVSVNDRLQLTVTVEGSDARKTGTPVFKSMPDFSIAGPSVMDSFSWVNGVTSYTKTYTYSLIPKKTGTFEVGAVAVSDGSNNYSAPATRVEVVGTRVEETPVPEQTDENIFIRTEVDKTQPYVGEQVTLTFELYNRLTLWGDTEYEPPATTGFWAVELPKIPPATKVAGNRMFQYNAIKTALFPTTSGELTIGPASLSYSTGGFFSSQRSQVLKSKPITLRVKPLPEQGKPDTFTGAVGNYEISISADKTTVKANDVVTVTVTVAGRGNLDLVSAITPPDLSSFKSYDPKVSNSISNSGFIIGGGKTWEYILMPKFQGNISIEPFSLSFFDPEDHSYHTVSTQAIALKVTPGNPEAAGAVSGGDQRNSIDNIARDIRYIKPDKVILNNTRKQLYTNMVFYCIYFLPFTFFVAALVLKKRRDTIERNTGLKRRLKSWKKAQKKLEEASHKMNKGETAAYYGALSESITDYIGDCLNIDTGSLTTAALNEILRKNAVDPDMAEHIGKTLELCDFFRFSSSGSGHEMQQKLLEDTRTILARLREVI